One Candidatus Baltobacteraceae bacterium genomic window, TGCCGCAGCATTGTTCGCGTCCTGGACGTTCTGTGACGCGTGCTGGAAGCCGTCGACCTGCGTCTGCAGGTTCGTGGCGATTGCCAGGCCGGACGGATCGTCCGCTGACGAGTTGATGCGAAGACCGCTGGAAAGCTGCGTTACGGTGTTCTTGAGCGCTTCCTGGTTCTTCGTGAGGTTGTATTGAACGTTGTTGGCCAACAGATTGTTGGCGATGCTCAGACCTTGCGACATTATTTCCTCCATGAGTCACACGGATTACGTGTGAGTGACTATAGTCGAGGGGAACGTTCCGTGTCCCCTTCTGTGAGTATATCGGCTCTGGTGCGAACCGACTTTAGTGTGGTTTCGGTGATTTTTTCCGAGGCTGCAGCGTCGCGCGGCCGACCTCCGCGGGCTGGTCCTCCGGCGATGCCGGCGGGGCCGCGGCGGCGCTCCGATTCGAGCGCTGGATCTCTTCGTAGATCTCCGAACGGTGCACCGCGATCTCGCGCGGCGCCTCGATGCCGAGTTTGACCTGATCGCGATCCACGGCGACGACGACGACGCGAACGTTGTCGCCCACCATGATCGACTGATTGACTTTTCGGCTCAGGACAAGCATCGTGCCCTCCTTGGCGATTCGCGCGTTCGCCTCTCGGCCCGCGCGCGTGGTCTGTTGCACCGGTCTTACACCGGCGCATCCTCACGGCCTTCTCCGGCCGCGTTGAGTCGGGCTACGGCGCCGGTGCGGCGGCCGTCTTCCGGGGGATCGGCTCGCGGACCGAGTACCTGGAATTCTCGAGCATGATCTGGCGGCCGCGCCGCGTCTTCAAATTAATGACGACGGGAGCCATCAGGTTCATGGTCATCTCCTGTGCGTCGGGCGATACCACCACCACGCAGAGAACCGTAAAATCTTCGGGGCCGTGTAACTCGAGCGTCGAGGTCGCGTACCCCGGCAGCTTGGGGTCGTACTCGGGAAAAATCTGCCAGGGGTCGGAGCACGGCAGCGCGACTTGCGGATCGTCCACCGATTGCAGCCACACGAAGTTCGGCTGGTCGGCGAGGGTGAGCGCGAGGAACCGGTGCGCGGCAGCGAA contains:
- the csrA gene encoding carbon storage regulator CsrA — protein: MLVLSRKVNQSIMVGDNVRVVVVAVDRDQVKLGIEAPREIAVHRSEIYEEIQRSNRSAAAAPPASPEDQPAEVGRATLQPRKKSPKPH
- a CDS encoding flagellar assembly protein FliW, which translates into the protein MNAAMKAPQLSRFETGRFGEVSYAENDLIEFPWGMPGFAAAHRFLALTLADQPNFVWLQSVDDPQVALPCSDPWQIFPEYDPKLPGYATSTLELHGPEDFTVLCVVVVSPDAQEMTMNLMAPVVINLKTRRGRQIMLENSRYSVREPIPRKTAAAPAP